A single Lactuca sativa cultivar Salinas chromosome 8, Lsat_Salinas_v11, whole genome shotgun sequence DNA region contains:
- the LOC111904056 gene encoding F-box protein At5g07670, with product MSSCSVENQNPNKSSPLNFSNLWLKNEKVLDHVVYATLRRFSLSNKHPPSLPPHLDDVTVASSPPQPPTNSNKILAFDFPQIVVSDDFTPLLSDEILLHILSKHPEISQRNSNCLVSKRWLNLQGRLVRSLRVLDWDFLISGRMFFRFPNLTHIDLLHGTVVSNSSTPNLIGHELGSFHISPDDFLCDDHCLLPVDEVDFGLKVLASMYPNLRRLVVVNCSEIGLLSVAEDCPTMQELVLHRCNDHLLCGIAAFTNLQILKLIGVIDGFYKSLVSDRGLTILAQGCKRLVKLELRGCEGGYEGIKAIGECCQMLEELTICDHRMEEGWLSALSYYENLKSLKLVSCKGIDQNPELYEQLGFCQMLERLHLEKCQLRDKQSVRALFLLCQAVVEVVFKNCWGLNNAMFLNANLCRRVKSMSIEGCSRVTTQGLENVVLSWKELESLEVISCKNIKDDEVTPKLSALFSHLKDFKWCPGNNTSFLLSTRLSLSDMGKRGGKFFKKFQI from the exons CAAGTCTTCACCCTTAAATTTCTCAAATCTCTGGTTGAAGAACGAAAAAGTGCTGGATCATGTCGTTTACGCTACCTTACGTCGATTTTCCTTATCCAACAAACACCCTCCCTCTCTGCCACCACACCTAGACGATGTCACCGTTGCTTCTTCTCCTCCACAACCTCCCACGAACAGCAACAAAATCCTGGCTTTTGATTTCCCCCAAATTGTTGTATCTGATGATTTTACTCCTCTCCTTTCTGACGAAATCCTCCTCCACATCCTCTCGAAACATCCGGAAATATCACAAAGGAACTCAAATTGTTTAGTCTCAAAACGGTGGTTGAATCTCCAAGGTCGATTGGTAAGATCACTCAGGGTTTTGGATTGGGATTTCCTTATATCTGGTCGTATGTTCTTTAGATTCCCTAACCTTACACATATTGATTTACTTCATGGAACTGTGGTTTCCAATAGTAGTACCCCAAATTTGATTGGCCATGAATTGGGGTCTTTTCACATATCTCCTGATGATTTTTTATGCGATGACCATTGTTTATTACCAGTTGATGAAGTTGATTTTGGTTTGAAAGTTTTGGCTAGTATGTACCCCAATCTGCGTAGACTTGTTGTTGTGAATTGTAGTGAAATTGGATTACTGAGTGTTGCAGAGGATTGTCCCACAATGCAAGAATTAGTCTTACATAGATGTAATGATCATCTATTGTGTGGAATAGCAGCATTTACAAATCTGCAAATACTGAAGCTGATTGGAGTCATTGATGGTTTCTATAAGTCTCTGGTTTCTGACCGAGGTTTGACCATTTTGGCACAAGGGTGTAAGAGATTAGTGAAGCTTGAGCTACGTGGATGTGAAGGGGGTTATGAGGGGATCAAAGCAATTGGTGAATGCTGTCAAATGCTTGAGGAGTTAACAATTTGTGATCATAGAATGGAAGAAGGATGGTTGTCAGCTCTTTCTTATTATGAAAATCTGAAGTCTTTGAAGCTTGTTTCATGTAAAGGCATTGATCAAAATCCTGAACTTTATGAGCAATTAGGGTTTTGCCAGATGCTTGAAAGATTGCATTTGGAGAAGTGTCAGTTAAGAGATAAGCAAAGTGTTAGGGCTTTGTTTCTTTTATGTCAAGCTGTGGTGGAAGTTGTTTTCAAGAATTGTTGGGGATTGAATAATGCCATGTTTCTCAATGCAAATTTATGCAG GAGGGTGAAGTCTATGTCTATAGAAGGATGTTCAAGGGTAACAACACAAGGTCTTGAGAATGTGGTTCTTTCGTGGAAGGAACTTGAAAGTCTTGAAGTAATATCatgtaaaaatataaaagatgatGAAGTGACTCCTAAGTTATCTGCTTTGTTTTCTCATCTTAAAGACTTCAAATGGTGCCCAGGTAACAACACGTCTTTTCTTCTGTCAACAAGACTCTCTCTTTCTGATATGGGAAAACGAGGGGGTAAATTCTTCAAGAAGTTTCAAATTTAA